The Caretta caretta isolate rCarCar2 chromosome 10, rCarCar1.hap1, whole genome shotgun sequence genome has a window encoding:
- the SOX8 gene encoding transcription factor SOX-8: MLTMTEEHDKALEPPCSPAGTASSMSHVDSDSDSPLSPAGSEGLGCAPPAPAPRPPAGPKGEPAEVDERFPACIRDAVSQVLKGYDWSLVPMPVRGNGSLKAKPHVKRPMNAFMVWAQAARRKLADQYPHLHNAELSKTLGKLWRLLSENEKRPFVEEAERLRVQHKKDHPDYKYQPRRRKSVKAGQSDSDSGAELSHHGGSQIYKADTGLGGVGDSHHHNDHTGQTHGPPTPPTTPKTDLHHGSKQELKHEGRRLVESGRQNIDFSNVDISELSSEVINMETFDVRELDQYLPLNGHSAMPADHGQNSSAGSYGPSYSHSANGGSGAAQVWTHKSPSSVSPTLNETSQQRPHIKTEQLSPSHYSDQSHGSPTHSDYGSYSAQACATTASTATAAASFSSSQCDYTDLQSSNYYNPYSGYPSSIYQYPYFHSSRRPYATPILNGLSIPPAHSPTANWDQPVYTTLTRP; the protein is encoded by the exons ATGCTCACCATGACCGAGGAGCACGACAAAGCCCTGGAGCCGCCCTGCAGCCCGGCGGGCACCGCCAGCTCCATGTCCCACGTGGACTCGGACTCCGACTCGCCCCTGTCCCCCGCCGGCTCGGAGGGGCTGGGCTGCGCCCCGCCggcccccgccccgcgcccgcccGCCGGCCCCAAGGGGGAGCCGGCCGAGGTGGACGAGCGCTTCCCCGCCTGCATCCGGGACGCCGTGTCGCAGGTGCTGAAGGGCTACGACTGGAGCCTGGTGCCCATGCCCGTGCGGGGCAACGGATCGCTCAAGGCCAAACCCCACGTCAAGCGGCCCATGAACGCCTTCATGGTGTGGGCGCAGGCCGCCCGCAGGAAGCTGGCCGACCAGTACCCGCATCTGCACAACGCCGAGCTCAGCAAGACCCTGGGCAAGCTCTGGCG tttgttaagtgaaaatgaaaaacGTCCCTTTGTGGAAGAAGCTGAGAGGCTCCGGGTTCAGCACAAGAAGGATCATCCGGATTATAAATACCAGCCCCGGAGGAGGAAAAGTGTAAAAGCTGGCCAGAGCGATTCTGATTCAGGAGCGGAGCTCAGCCATCATGGAGGGAGCCAGATCTACAAAGCAGACACCGGGCTAGGAGGTGTAGGAGATTCTCACCATCACAATGATCACACAG GGCAAACTCATGGACCGCCCACCCCTCCTACCACCCCTAAAACGGATCTTCATCATGGGAGCAAGCAAGAGCTGAAACACGAGGGGCGCCGCCTAGTGGAGAGCGGCCGCCAGAACATAGACTTCAGCAACGTGGACATCTCGGAACTGAGCAGTGAGGTCATTAACATGGAGACCTTTGACGTGCGTGAGCTTGACCAGTACTTGCCCCTGAATGGCCATTCCGCCATGCCGGCTGACCACGGGCAGAACTCCTCAGCAGGGTCTTACGGCCCTTCCTATTCCCATTCAGCCAACGGTGGCAGTGGAGCAGCCCAAGTCTGGACTCACAAAAGCCCATCCTCAGTGTCCCCTACTTTAAATGAAACCAGCCAGCAGAGACCACACATCAAAACGGAGCAACTCAGCCCAAGTCATTACAGCGACCAATCCCATGGGTCTCCAACTCACTCCGACTATGGTTCCTATAGCGCACAGGCTTGTGCCACCACGGCTTCCACCGCCACAGCGGCTGCCTCTTTCTCCAGCTCGCAGTGCGACTACACAGACCTCCAGAGTTCTAATTACTACAACCCTTACTCCGGGTATCCCTCCAGCATTTACCAGTATCCGTATTTCCATTCCTCACGGCGCCCCTACGCCACACCCATTCTGAACGGCTTGTCCATCCCTCCCGCTCACAGCCCCACTGCTAACTGGGACCAGCCTGTCTACACAACCCTGACGAGGCCTTAG